The Bacillota bacterium sequence GCCCGTCGGCTTCCTGTTCGAGTTCGTCGAGCGTCGCCACGGCCCGGCGCAGGTGCGGGATGACGATGGAACCGCCCACGACCAGCCCAACGGTGAAGACCTCGAATAACTCCTCTCGTGTCACGCCCTCTTCCCTGCACCGGATCAGGTGATACGTGATGCAGTCGTCACAGCGCAGAACCAGCGAGGCCGCCAACCCCAGCATCTCTTTGACCCTGGCGGGAAGCGCGCCGGGCCGGTAGGTCTGGGTATCGAGGTTGAAGAAGCGCTTGA is a genomic window containing:
- a CDS encoding carboxymuconolactone decarboxylase family protein, which codes for MGERLDAFRRFRTEMNEKILASDNLLIKRFFNLDTQTYRPGALPARVKEMLGLAASLVLRCDDCITYHLIRCREEGVTREELFEVFTVGLVVGGSIVIPHLRRAVATLDELEQEADGQSTRGTR